In Gossypium raimondii isolate GPD5lz chromosome 12, ASM2569854v1, whole genome shotgun sequence, a single window of DNA contains:
- the LOC105763128 gene encoding uncharacterized protein LOC105763128, with protein MEVSNALKRKRYDDDNYMEAEVDLSLLEAVEKSQNTVELLDLRTLKKLVLSFERRLKENIEARLKYPDQPERFADSEVELHEELEKLKILAGAPELYPELVNLNAIPSILNLLSHDNTDIAIDVVHLLEDLTDEDVLEDNDEPARILVDSLIENNVLELLVQNLQRLSDKDPDEMSAIYNTLASIENMIEVKPTVAELVCERTKLLRWLLGKIKVREFDSNKQYASEILAILLQNSTANQKRLGQMNGVDVVLQAVAMYKSKDPKTSDEEEMLENLFDCLCCLLMPLENKERFVKAEGVELMIIIMKQKKSAYASAIRALDFSMTKYPPACERFVDVLGLKTAFAAFMGKIPISKKNKKERYQEELEERLVSLIASLFGGILRGSRRERLLSKFVENECEKIDRLMELYIRYSDRVTAETQRLEQLELDDLEMDEEEKYNRKLESGLYTLQLIAVILGHLWCSEHPQMRARIELLLKQQKLTKNDIKNILQEYHDNIGDLDGAEEKEQAQTRIQKIISSF; from the exons ATGGAAGTTAGCAACGCTCTAAAACGAAAGCGATACGACGACGACAATTACATGGAGGCGGAGGTGGACCTTTCCCTCCTGGAAGCCGTCGAGAAATCCCAAAACACCGTCGAATTACTTGACCTCCGCACCCTCAAGAAGCTAGTCCTTTCCTTCGAGCGCCGCTTAAAGGAGAACATCGAGGCCCGGCTCAAGTACCCGGACCAACCGGAGCGGTTCGCCGACTCGGAAGTGGAACTGCACGAGGAGCTAGAGAAGCTAAAGATTCTTGCTGGAGCCCCTGAGCTGTACCCTGAGCTGGTCAATCTCAACGCCATCCCTTCCATTCTCAACCTCTTGTCCCATGACAACACCGACATTGCCATCGACGTTGTGCATTTGTTAGAGGACTTGACGGACGAGGATGTTCTGGAGGACAACGACGAGCCTGCCAGGATTCTGGTGGATTCTCTTATTGAGAACAATGTGTTGGAGCTGTTGGTCCAGAATCTGCAACGCCTATCGGACAAGGACCCTGATGAGATGAGTGCTATTTACAACACCCTGGCCAGCATTGAAAACATGATAGAGGTGAAGCCTACAGTGGCTGAGTTGGTCTGCGAGAGGACCAAGTTGTTGAGATGGTTGTTGGGGAAGATCAAAGTGAGGGAATTCGATAGTAACAAGCAGTACGCTTCGGAGATATTGGCCATATTGCTTCAGAACAGCACTGCCAATCAGAAGAGATTGGGGCAAATGAACGGCGTGGATGTGGTTTTGCAGGCCGTGGCTATGTACAAATCAAAGGACCCCAAGACATCAGATGAAGAGGAAATGCTAGAGAATTTGTTTGATTGTTTGTGTTGTTTATTGATGCCATTGGAGAACAAGGAGAGGTTCGTTAAGGCCGAAGGAGTGGAGTTGATGATCATTATTATGAAGCAGAAGAAATCTGCTTATGCCTCTGCCATCAGGGCACTTGATTTTTCCATGACCAAGTATCCCCCTGCTTGCGAGCGATTTGTGGATGTTCTGGGATTGAAGACCGCCTTCGCTGCTTTCATGGGTAAG ATTCCTATAAGTAAGAAGAACAAGAAGGAAAGGTACCAAGAGGAGTTGGAAGAGCGCCTGGTATCACTAATTGCATCATTGTTTG GTGGAATTTTGAGAGGTTCCAGAAGGGAAAGGTTGTTAAGTAAATTTGTTGAGAATGAATGTGAGAAGATAGACCGCCTTATGGAACTATATATAAG ATATTCCGACAGAGTTACAGCAGAGACACAACGACTGGAGCAACTGGAACTTGATGATTTGGAG ATGGATGAAGAGGAAAAGTACAATAGGAAACTTGAATCTGGACTTTACACTCTTCAG TTGATTGCTGTTATTCTGGGTCATCTTTGGTGTTCTGA ACACCCTCAAATGAGGGCAAGAATTGAATTACTGCTCAAGCAGCAGAAACTTACTAAGAATGATATCAAGAATATACTTCAG GAATATCATGACAATATCGGTGACCTAGATGGAGCCGAAGAGAAGGAACAAGCACAAACAAGGATCCAGAAGATCATTTCATCCTTCTGA